One region of Streptomyces subrutilus genomic DNA includes:
- a CDS encoding exodeoxyribonuclease III: MRIATFNVNSITARLPRLLAWLESSGTDVLCVQETKCSAEQFPHAELRELGYESAVNATGRWNGVALLSRVGLEDVVTGLPGGPDYEGVQEPRAISATCGGVRLWSVYVPNGREVEHDHYGYKLSWFRSLTAAVAEDAAGPRPFAVLGDFNVAPTDEDVYDPAVFEGLTHVTPAERAALEALRAAGLSDVLPRPLKYDRPYTYWDYRQLAFPKNRGMRIDLVYGNEPFGKAVTDAYVDREERKGKGASDHAPVVVDLDLDR, translated from the coding sequence ATGCGTATCGCCACGTTCAACGTCAACTCCATCACCGCCCGGCTGCCGCGCCTGCTCGCCTGGCTGGAGAGCTCCGGCACGGACGTCCTGTGCGTCCAGGAGACCAAGTGCTCCGCGGAGCAGTTCCCGCACGCGGAGCTGCGCGAGCTCGGCTACGAGTCGGCCGTCAACGCCACCGGCCGGTGGAACGGGGTCGCCCTCCTGTCCAGGGTCGGCCTGGAGGACGTGGTCACGGGACTGCCCGGCGGGCCCGACTACGAGGGCGTCCAGGAGCCCCGCGCGATCTCCGCCACCTGCGGCGGGGTCCGCCTCTGGTCGGTCTACGTGCCCAACGGCCGCGAGGTCGAGCACGACCACTACGGCTACAAGCTGAGCTGGTTCCGCTCCCTGACCGCGGCCGTCGCCGAGGACGCGGCCGGGCCCCGCCCCTTCGCGGTGCTCGGCGACTTCAACGTGGCCCCGACCGACGAGGACGTGTACGACCCGGCGGTCTTCGAGGGCCTCACCCACGTCACCCCGGCCGAGCGGGCGGCCCTGGAGGCGCTGCGCGCGGCCGGGCTCTCCGACGTGCTGCCGCGCCCCCTCAAGTACGACCGGCCGTACACGTACTGGGACTACCGCCAGCTGGCCTTCCCCAAGAACCGGGGCATGCGCATCGACCTGGTGTACGGGAACGAGCCCTTCGGCAAGGCCGTCACCGACGCCTACGTCGACCGCGAGGAGCGCAAGGGCAAGGGGGCGTCCGACCACGCGCCGGTCGTCGTCGACCTGGACCTCGACCGCTAG
- a CDS encoding DMT family transporter translates to MIPPALEAVPGAPGTAPGRAARFADLPVLAVAVVWGGSYLAAKGITTTQTVIGVLVLRFGLVLPVLAVAGWRRLRALTPAQLRGAGLLGLVLGGIFLLETYGVVHTSATNAGLIISLTMIFTPLAEAVVRRRMPPGAFLAAAALSVAGVVLLTQGGGFTAPGLGDLLMLAAALARTLNVLLTARIKAVQDADALSLTTVQLGGAVLVFAVLAAVPGTGDSPWAVAAGFGAAEWAGLVFLSVLCTLFAFFVQMWAVRRTSPSRVSLLLGTEPLWAAAAGIAIGGEHLGPVGLAGAALVLAGTAWGRRTVG, encoded by the coding sequence GTGATACCGCCCGCCCTCGAAGCCGTCCCCGGCGCCCCTGGCACCGCGCCCGGCCGCGCCGCCCGGTTCGCCGACCTGCCCGTCCTGGCCGTCGCCGTCGTCTGGGGCGGCAGCTATCTCGCCGCCAAGGGCATCACCACCACGCAGACCGTGATCGGCGTGCTCGTCCTGCGCTTCGGGCTCGTGCTGCCCGTGCTGGCCGTCGCGGGGTGGCGGCGGCTGCGGGCGCTGACCCCCGCCCAGCTGCGCGGAGCCGGGCTGCTGGGCCTCGTACTCGGCGGGATCTTCCTGCTGGAGACCTACGGGGTCGTGCACACCTCCGCCACCAACGCCGGGCTGATCATCAGCCTGACCATGATCTTCACACCGCTCGCCGAGGCGGTCGTGCGCAGGCGCATGCCCCCGGGCGCGTTCCTCGCCGCCGCCGCGCTCTCCGTCGCGGGCGTCGTCCTGCTCACCCAGGGCGGCGGGTTCACCGCACCCGGCCTCGGCGACCTGCTCATGCTCGCCGCCGCCCTCGCCCGGACCCTGAACGTGCTGCTCACGGCCCGCATCAAGGCCGTCCAGGACGCCGACGCGCTCTCCCTGACCACCGTCCAGCTCGGCGGCGCCGTCCTCGTCTTCGCGGTCCTGGCCGCCGTCCCCGGCACCGGGGACAGCCCCTGGGCCGTGGCCGCCGGCTTCGGGGCCGCCGAGTGGGCCGGGCTGGTCTTCCTCTCCGTCCTGTGTACGCTCTTCGCCTTCTTCGTGCAGATGTGGGCCGTGCGCCGCACCTCGCCCTCCCGCGTCAGCCTGCTGCTCGGCACCGAGCCGCTGTGGGCGGCCGCCGCCGGCATCGCCATCGGCGGCGAGCACCTCGGCCCCGTCGGTCTCGCGGGCGCCGCCCTCGTGCTCGCCGGGACGGCGTGGGGACGCCGCACCGTCGGCTGA
- a CDS encoding ROK family glucokinase yields the protein MSTYRDFTLAHRGAARGTVLRTIGTRERRSHLTAPRVPTVGIDIGGTKVMAGVVDADGVILEKIRTETPDKSKSPKVVEDTIVELVLDLSDRHDVHAVGIGAAGWVDADRSRVLFAPHLAWRDEPLRDALQSRLAVPVMVDNDANTAAWAEWRFGAGRGEDHLVMITLGTGIGGAILEGGQVKRGRYGVAGEFGHMQVVPGGHRCPCGNRGCWEQYSSGNALVREARELAAADSPVAYNIIARVGGNVAEITGPLITELAREGDAMCVELLQDIGQWLGVGIANLAAALDPSCFVIGGGVSAADDLLIGPARDAFRRHLTGRGYRPEARIAKAQLGPEAGMVGAADLARLVARRFRRATRRRVERYERYERYVQQLGRRDTTGPTDATDPKDTEQQ from the coding sequence ATGAGCACGTACCGGGACTTCACGCTCGCCCACCGGGGGGCGGCGCGAGGCACCGTCCTGCGGACCATCGGGACCCGTGAGCGCCGATCGCACCTGACCGCCCCGCGGGTCCCGACCGTCGGCATCGACATCGGCGGCACCAAGGTGATGGCCGGGGTGGTCGACGCCGACGGCGTCATCCTGGAGAAGATCCGCACCGAGACCCCGGACAAGTCCAAGAGCCCCAAGGTCGTCGAGGACACCATCGTCGAGCTGGTGCTGGACCTCTCCGACCGGCACGACGTGCACGCCGTGGGCATCGGGGCGGCCGGCTGGGTCGACGCCGACCGCTCCCGCGTCCTGTTCGCCCCCCACCTGGCCTGGCGCGACGAGCCGCTGCGCGACGCGCTCCAGTCCCGGCTCGCGGTCCCGGTCATGGTCGACAACGATGCCAACACGGCCGCCTGGGCCGAGTGGCGCTTCGGAGCCGGGCGCGGCGAGGACCACCTCGTCATGATCACCCTCGGTACCGGCATCGGCGGGGCCATCCTCGAAGGCGGCCAGGTCAAGCGCGGCCGGTACGGGGTCGCCGGCGAGTTCGGCCACATGCAGGTCGTCCCCGGCGGCCACCGCTGCCCCTGCGGCAACCGCGGCTGCTGGGAGCAGTACAGCTCCGGCAACGCCCTGGTCCGCGAGGCCCGTGAGCTGGCCGCCGCCGACTCGCCGGTCGCCTACAACATCATCGCCAGGGTCGGCGGGAACGTCGCCGAGATCACCGGGCCGCTGATCACCGAGCTGGCCCGCGAGGGCGACGCGATGTGCGTCGAACTCCTCCAGGACATCGGCCAGTGGCTCGGCGTCGGCATCGCCAACCTGGCCGCCGCCCTCGACCCCTCCTGCTTCGTCATCGGCGGCGGCGTCAGCGCGGCCGACGACCTGCTGATCGGACCCGCCCGGGACGCCTTCCGCCGCCACCTCACCGGCCGCGGCTACCGGCCCGAGGCGCGGATCGCCAAGGCCCAGCTCGGCCCCGAGGCCGGCATGGTCGGCGCCGCCGACCTGGCCCGGCTCGTCGCCCGCCGCTTCCGGCGCGCCACCCGCCGCCGCGTCGAGCGCTACGAACGGTACGAGCGCTACGTGCAGCAGCTGGGCCGGCGCGACACCACCGGCCCCACGGACGCCACGGACCCCAAGGACACCGAGCAGCAGTGA
- a CDS encoding MBL fold metallo-hydrolase, with protein MKLTKRLHSCVQLEKDGRTLVIDPGAFSEPDAGLGAQALLVTHEHPDHFDEGRLRAALDADPAAALWTLRSVADRLAPAYPGRVHTVGHGDTFSAAGFDVQVHGELHAVIHPDMPRVTNVGYLVDGSLFHPGDALTVPEAPVDTLMVPVHAPWNKVAEVIDYLREVKPRRAIDIHDAYLSDIARPVYDMALDTLGGTDHGRLSAGEAADL; from the coding sequence ATGAAGCTCACCAAGCGGCTGCATTCCTGTGTCCAGCTGGAGAAGGACGGGCGCACGCTCGTCATCGACCCGGGCGCATTCAGCGAACCGGACGCGGGCCTCGGGGCGCAGGCCCTGCTGGTCACGCACGAGCACCCCGACCACTTCGACGAGGGCCGGCTGCGCGCCGCACTCGACGCCGACCCGGCCGCCGCGCTGTGGACCCTGCGCAGCGTCGCCGACCGGCTCGCCCCCGCCTACCCGGGCCGGGTGCACACCGTGGGCCACGGCGACACCTTCAGCGCCGCCGGATTCGACGTCCAGGTGCACGGCGAGCTGCACGCCGTGATCCACCCCGACATGCCGCGGGTCACCAACGTCGGCTACCTCGTCGACGGTTCGCTCTTCCACCCCGGGGACGCGCTGACCGTGCCCGAGGCGCCGGTGGACACGCTCATGGTCCCGGTGCACGCCCCCTGGAACAAGGTCGCCGAGGTGATCGACTACCTGCGCGAGGTCAAACCGCGGCGGGCCATCGACATCCACGACGCCTATCTCTCCGACATCGCCCGGCCCGTCTACGACATGGCCCTGGACACCCTGGGCGGCACCGACCACGGCCGGCTCTCCGCCGGCGAGGCCGCCGACCTGTGA
- a CDS encoding dihydrofolate reductase family protein has translation MGKLTLTTFLSLDGVMQAPGGPEEDTSGGFEYGGWVVPYADEGMGEFVTEVFDRAGAFLLGRKTYEIFAAYWPRHDDPADPVAANLNRLPKYVASTTLKEPSWGPATVLDGEHLQSEVVRVKDGLEGELQVHGSGQLAQWLLARDLVDELNLLVFPVFLGAGRRLFPTGGLPTAFELTGSRTTSAGIAVHTYRTRGRAAFGTFGE, from the coding sequence ATGGGCAAGCTGACCCTCACCACCTTCCTGTCCCTCGACGGCGTGATGCAGGCGCCCGGCGGGCCCGAGGAGGACACCAGCGGCGGGTTCGAGTACGGCGGCTGGGTGGTGCCCTACGCCGACGAGGGGATGGGGGAGTTCGTCACGGAGGTCTTCGACCGGGCCGGGGCCTTCCTGCTCGGGCGCAAGACCTACGAGATCTTCGCCGCGTACTGGCCGCGGCACGACGATCCCGCCGACCCGGTCGCGGCCAACCTGAACAGGCTGCCGAAGTACGTGGCCTCGACCACCCTCAAGGAGCCGTCCTGGGGGCCGGCCACCGTGCTCGACGGGGAGCATCTGCAGAGCGAGGTGGTCCGGGTCAAGGACGGGCTGGAGGGGGAGCTCCAGGTGCACGGCAGCGGGCAGCTCGCGCAGTGGCTGCTGGCGCGGGACCTCGTGGACGAGCTGAACCTGCTGGTCTTCCCGGTGTTCCTGGGCGCGGGGCGGCGGCTGTTCCCGACCGGCGGGCTGCCGACGGCCTTCGAGCTGACGGGCTCCCGTACGACCTCCGCCGGCATCGCCGTCCACACCTACCGGACCAGGGGCCGCGCCGCCTTCGGGACCTTCGGGGAGTAG
- a CDS encoding sugar ABC transporter substrate-binding protein: MGAVLAAVLGASLAGCSSTGGKRAEERAKAAEAGRPAVSTPRWTFAMVTHAGDGDTFWDIVQKGAKEAAAKDNINFVYAHDDQAQQQAQFVQNAIDQRVDGIIVSLAKPEALKDVIGKAVKAGIPVVTVNSGSAQSAEYGALTHIGQDETIAGEAVGTELGKRGRKKAVCVLHEQGNVGHEQRCAGAKKTFPGTMENLYVEGTNMPSVQAAIQAKLQADPSVDSILTLGAPFAPTAVKAKEAASSTAEVDTFDLNESVARDLKSGALGFAVDQQPYLQGYEAVDLLWLYRYNADTLGGGRPVLTGPQIVTGAEAAKLEEFIKRGSR, encoded by the coding sequence GTGGGCGCCGTGCTCGCGGCGGTACTGGGAGCCTCGCTCGCGGGCTGCAGCAGCACGGGCGGCAAGCGCGCCGAGGAGCGGGCGAAGGCCGCCGAGGCGGGCCGGCCGGCCGTCTCCACCCCGCGCTGGACCTTCGCGATGGTCACGCACGCGGGCGACGGCGACACCTTCTGGGACATCGTCCAGAAGGGCGCCAAGGAGGCCGCGGCGAAGGACAACATCAACTTCGTCTACGCCCACGACGACCAGGCGCAGCAGCAGGCGCAGTTCGTGCAGAACGCCATCGACCAGAGGGTCGACGGGATCATCGTGAGCCTGGCCAAGCCGGAAGCGCTCAAGGACGTCATCGGCAAGGCCGTCAAGGCCGGCATCCCGGTGGTCACGGTCAACTCCGGCTCCGCCCAGTCCGCCGAGTACGGGGCCCTGACCCACATCGGCCAGGACGAGACGATCGCGGGCGAGGCGGTCGGCACCGAGCTGGGCAAGCGGGGCCGCAAGAAGGCCGTCTGCGTCCTGCACGAGCAGGGCAACGTGGGGCACGAGCAGCGCTGCGCCGGGGCGAAGAAGACCTTCCCCGGCACCATGGAGAACCTCTACGTCGAGGGCACCAACATGCCCTCCGTCCAGGCCGCCATCCAGGCGAAGCTCCAGGCGGACCCGTCCGTCGACTCGATCCTCACCCTCGGCGCCCCCTTCGCGCCCACCGCGGTCAAGGCCAAGGAGGCGGCCTCCAGCACCGCGGAGGTGGACACCTTCGACCTCAACGAGTCCGTCGCCCGCGACCTGAAGTCCGGGGCCCTCGGCTTCGCCGTCGACCAGCAGCCCTACCTCCAGGGCTACGAGGCGGTCGACCTGCTCTGGCTCTACCGCTACAACGCGGACACCCTCGGCGGCGGCCGCCCGGTGCTCACCGGACCGCAGATCGTCACCGGCGCCGAGGCCGCCAAGCTGGAGGAGTTCATCAAGCGGGGCAGCCGATGA
- a CDS encoding glutamate ABC transporter substrate-binding protein, whose amino-acid sequence MNAFRALAVLLIAVAAAGCGKSGSPPVKGPQPEDLPVYQVDTGFQLPASRTWEKAERRGHLVVGVKEDQPYLGEKDPSGGRYSGFDIEIAKMLSASLGFDPKTVEFRTIASANRETALQNGQIDYYVGTYTINDNRKKQVGFAGPYFMAGQSLLVRRNDDDIKGPGDLAGKKVCSAAGSTPYQRLQREFPKAVLVAYDTYSVCVDNLLTYQVDAVSTDDSILLGYAAKVPEELKVVGEPFSKEPYGIGVPRGDNALRFALDDALEAQEKNGNWKKAYEATLGLSGVPAPTPPPIDRYPAS is encoded by the coding sequence ATGAACGCGTTCCGCGCCCTCGCCGTCCTCCTGATCGCCGTGGCCGCCGCCGGCTGCGGCAAGTCCGGCAGCCCCCCGGTCAAGGGGCCGCAGCCCGAGGACCTGCCCGTCTACCAGGTCGACACCGGATTCCAGCTGCCCGCCTCGCGCACCTGGGAGAAGGCCGAGCGCCGGGGCCACCTGGTGGTCGGCGTCAAGGAGGACCAGCCCTACCTGGGAGAGAAGGACCCGTCCGGCGGCCGGTACTCCGGCTTCGACATCGAGATCGCCAAGATGCTGTCGGCCTCGCTCGGCTTCGACCCCAAGACCGTCGAGTTCAGGACGATCGCCTCCGCCAACCGCGAGACGGCTCTGCAGAACGGCCAGATCGACTACTACGTCGGCACCTACACGATCAACGACAACCGCAAGAAGCAGGTCGGCTTCGCCGGCCCCTACTTCATGGCCGGGCAGTCCCTGCTGGTCCGCAGGAACGACGACGACATCAAGGGACCCGGGGACCTCGCCGGCAAGAAGGTCTGCTCGGCCGCCGGCTCCACCCCGTACCAGCGCCTCCAGAGGGAGTTCCCGAAGGCGGTCCTCGTCGCCTACGACACCTACTCGGTCTGCGTGGACAACCTGCTCACCTACCAGGTCGACGCCGTCTCCACCGACGACTCCATCCTCCTCGGCTACGCGGCCAAGGTCCCCGAGGAGCTCAAGGTGGTCGGCGAGCCGTTCTCCAAGGAGCCCTACGGCATCGGCGTCCCCCGCGGCGACAACGCCCTGCGCTTCGCCCTCGACGACGCCCTGGAGGCCCAGGAGAAGAACGGCAACTGGAAGAAGGCGTACGAGGCCACGCTCGGCCTGTCCGGCGTGCCCGCCCCCACGCCGCCCCCCATCGACCGCTACCCGGCGAGCTGA
- a CDS encoding Gfo/Idh/MocA family protein encodes MRIGLIGTGRIGSFHAAALARQADAGSLLLADADPARAARLADRLGATAAPSVEQIFTWGVDAVVVACATEGHAELAVRAVRGGLPVFCEKPLAPDLGRTLAVLREVEAVRGVLQVGFMRRFDAGYRTARDLVRSGALGRLHTVRTVTADPAPPPAAYLPTSGGLYRDCLVHDFDMVRWVTGQEVAEVCAAGSDAGPARFREAGDIDTAAAVLTLDDGTLVTASGTRCNGAGYDVRMELAGELDQVSAGLDDRTPIASTEPQGPPRASKPWTGFLERFSSAYEAELAAFVRLVRGEGPNPCDGREALAAFRVAEACELSRREGRRVRLAELPDL; translated from the coding sequence ATGCGCATCGGGCTCATCGGAACGGGCCGGATCGGGTCCTTCCACGCGGCGGCGCTGGCCCGCCAGGCCGACGCGGGCTCGCTCCTGCTCGCCGACGCCGATCCCGCGCGGGCGGCCCGGCTGGCCGACCGGCTGGGGGCCACCGCCGCGCCCTCCGTGGAGCAGATCTTCACCTGGGGCGTGGACGCGGTGGTGGTGGCCTGCGCCACGGAGGGGCACGCGGAGCTGGCCGTACGGGCGGTACGCGGCGGGCTGCCGGTGTTCTGCGAGAAGCCGCTGGCCCCGGACCTGGGCCGGACCCTGGCCGTGCTGCGCGAGGTGGAGGCGGTCCGCGGCGTGCTCCAGGTGGGTTTCATGCGCCGCTTCGACGCGGGGTACCGCACGGCCCGGGACCTGGTCCGCTCGGGCGCCCTGGGCCGGCTGCACACCGTACGGACGGTGACGGCCGACCCGGCTCCGCCGCCGGCCGCGTACCTGCCGACCTCGGGCGGGCTGTACCGGGACTGCCTGGTGCACGACTTCGACATGGTCCGCTGGGTCACCGGGCAGGAGGTGGCCGAGGTGTGCGCGGCCGGGTCGGACGCGGGTCCGGCGCGGTTCCGGGAGGCCGGTGACATCGACACCGCCGCGGCCGTGCTCACGCTGGACGACGGAACGCTGGTCACGGCGAGCGGTACGCGGTGCAACGGCGCCGGGTACGACGTGCGGATGGAGCTGGCCGGGGAGCTGGACCAGGTCTCCGCCGGGCTGGACGACCGTACGCCGATCGCCTCGACCGAGCCCCAGGGCCCGCCCCGGGCGAGCAAGCCGTGGACCGGGTTCCTGGAGCGGTTCTCCTCCGCGTACGAGGCGGAGCTGGCGGCCTTCGTGCGCCTGGTCCGCGGCGAGGGCCCCAACCCGTGCGACGGCCGGGAGGCGCTCGCCGCATTCCGGGTCGCGGAGGCGTGCGAGCTCTCGCGCCGCGAGGGGCGCCGGGTCCGGCTGGCGGAGCTCCCGGATCTGTGA
- a CDS encoding ATP-binding cassette domain-containing protein encodes MGPQAGGGEVTVTGATVTEAASLVRLTGVSKYYGNIRALEGVSLEVSAGEITCVLGDNGAGKSTLIKIIAGLHQHDAGSFEIEGEETVLANPRAALDRGIATVYQDLAVVPLMPVWRNFFLGSEPTRGRGAFRRLDVRFMRETTRAELLRMGIDLRDVDQPIGTLSGGERQCVAIARAVYFGAKVLVLDEPTAALGVKQSGVVLKYVAAARDAGLGVVLITHNPHHAHLVGDRFVLLKRGTMAGSHTRDSITLDELTRQMAGGSELDELSHELERVAESGPDTASGAAPAASDPDLPPHPSDADRDDTTR; translated from the coding sequence ATGGGTCCGCAAGCGGGCGGAGGCGAAGTGACCGTGACCGGAGCGACCGTGACCGAAGCCGCCTCCCTGGTGAGGCTGACCGGCGTCAGCAAGTACTACGGCAACATCCGCGCCCTCGAGGGCGTCTCCCTGGAGGTCTCGGCCGGCGAGATCACCTGTGTGCTCGGCGACAACGGAGCCGGCAAGTCCACCCTGATCAAGATCATCGCGGGCCTGCACCAGCACGACGCCGGCTCCTTCGAGATCGAGGGCGAGGAGACCGTCCTGGCCAACCCCCGGGCCGCCCTGGACCGCGGGATCGCCACGGTCTACCAGGACCTCGCCGTCGTCCCGCTGATGCCGGTGTGGCGCAACTTCTTCCTGGGCTCCGAGCCGACCAGGGGCCGCGGCGCCTTCCGCCGGCTCGACGTGCGGTTCATGCGCGAGACCACCCGCGCCGAGCTGCTGCGCATGGGCATCGACCTGCGCGACGTCGACCAGCCCATCGGCACCCTGTCCGGCGGTGAGCGGCAGTGCGTGGCCATCGCCCGGGCCGTCTACTTCGGGGCGAAGGTCCTCGTGCTCGACGAGCCCACGGCCGCCCTCGGCGTGAAGCAGTCCGGCGTGGTCCTCAAGTACGTCGCCGCCGCCCGCGACGCGGGCCTCGGCGTGGTGCTGATCACCCACAACCCGCACCACGCCCACCTGGTCGGCGACCGGTTCGTGCTGCTCAAGCGCGGCACCATGGCGGGCAGCCACACCCGCGACTCGATCACCCTGGACGAGCTCACCCGCCAGATGGCGGGCGGCTCCGAGCTCGACGAACTGAGCCACGAACTGGAGCGGGTGGCAGAATCGGGTCCGGACACCGCATCCGGTGCCGCTCCGGCCGCTTCCGACCCCGACCTTCCTCCCCATCCTTCCGACGCCGACAGGGACGACACGACTCGATGA
- a CDS encoding DUF6278 family protein, with product MNIPFLDNWLNRHETERTEGLAAALADDPEGIAELFSECEMLRDQARAAGLELDEGQASLEALDQLMPRWRRDPEIVPWLGNDAGFYLGTVIIRTIPGAGWQVWPNGQPVIRLASGRELNVIESGVSWAMTGSPELSQAYAEASEG from the coding sequence ATGAACATCCCCTTCCTGGACAATTGGCTGAACCGGCACGAAACGGAACGGACCGAGGGTCTTGCCGCCGCCCTGGCCGATGATCCCGAGGGCATCGCAGAGTTGTTCTCGGAGTGCGAGATGCTGCGCGACCAGGCCAGGGCGGCCGGGCTCGAACTCGACGAGGGCCAAGCCTCGTTGGAGGCGCTCGACCAGCTGATGCCGCGCTGGCGGCGGGACCCCGAGATCGTGCCGTGGCTCGGCAACGACGCGGGCTTCTACCTCGGGACCGTGATCATCCGCACCATCCCGGGGGCGGGCTGGCAGGTGTGGCCCAACGGCCAGCCGGTGATCCGGCTGGCCTCCGGCCGGGAGCTGAACGTGATCGAGTCCGGGGTGTCCTGGGCGATGACCGGATCCCCCGAGCTCAGCCAGGCGTACGCCGAGGCCTCCGAAGGCTGA
- a CDS encoding ABC transporter permease — translation MSASATVDERLAPASVVRRLLGRPELGAVVGAAAVFVFFSFAADSFLRASSLSTVLYSASTIGIMAVPVALLMIGGEFDLSAGVMVTTSALLSSMFSYQMTANVWVGVLVSLLVTLAVGFFNGFMLTRTRLPSFIITLGTFLMLTGLNLGFTKLISGSVSTKTIADMEGFSSARALFASQWNIGSVTLKVTVLWWLVLVAAATWILLRTRAGNWIFAVGGGADAARATGVPVVKTRIGLYMGVALCAWISGQHILFSFDVVQSGEGVGNEFLYIIAAVIGGCLMTGGYGSAIGSAVGAFIFGMTSNGIVYAQWNPDWFKFFLGAMLLLATLLNAWVRKRAEAK, via the coding sequence ATGAGCGCGTCCGCCACCGTGGACGAGCGGCTCGCGCCCGCCTCCGTGGTCCGCAGGCTGCTGGGCCGCCCGGAGCTCGGGGCCGTCGTCGGCGCCGCCGCCGTCTTCGTCTTCTTCTCCTTCGCCGCCGACAGCTTCCTGCGGGCCTCCAGCCTCAGCACCGTCCTGTACTCCGCCTCCACCATCGGGATCATGGCCGTCCCGGTGGCCCTGCTGATGATCGGGGGCGAGTTCGACCTCTCCGCCGGCGTCATGGTCACCACCTCGGCGCTGCTGAGCTCGATGTTCAGCTACCAGATGACCGCCAACGTCTGGGTCGGCGTCCTGGTGTCGCTGCTGGTCACGCTGGCCGTGGGCTTCTTCAACGGCTTCATGCTGACCCGTACCAGACTGCCCAGCTTCATCATCACGCTCGGCACCTTCCTGATGCTGACCGGCCTGAACCTCGGCTTCACCAAGCTGATCAGCGGCTCGGTCTCCACCAAGACCATCGCCGACATGGAGGGCTTCTCCTCCGCGCGCGCCCTGTTCGCCTCGCAGTGGAACATCGGCTCGGTCACCCTGAAGGTCACCGTCCTGTGGTGGCTGGTCCTGGTCGCCGCGGCCACCTGGATCCTGCTGCGCACCCGCGCCGGCAACTGGATCTTCGCGGTGGGCGGCGGGGCCGACGCGGCCCGCGCCACCGGCGTCCCCGTGGTCAAGACCCGGATCGGCCTCTACATGGGCGTCGCCCTGTGCGCCTGGATCTCCGGGCAGCACATCCTGTTCTCGTTCGACGTGGTCCAGTCGGGCGAGGGCGTCGGCAACGAGTTCCTCTACATCATCGCGGCGGTCATCGGCGGCTGCCTGATGACCGGCGGCTACGGCTCCGCCATCGGCTCGGCGGTCGGCGCCTTCATCTTCGGCATGACCAGCAACGGCATCGTCTACGCCCAGTGGAACCCGGACTGGTTCAAGTTCTTCCTCGGCGCGATGCTCCTGCTCGCGACGCTGCTCAACGCATGGGTCCGCAAGCGGGCGGAGGCGAAGTGA
- a CDS encoding amino acid ABC transporter ATP-binding protein: MAVDPLIELRDVNKHFGTLHVLQDINLTVGRGEVVVVIGPSGSGKSTLCRAINRLETIESGTILIDGQPLPAEGKELARLRAEVGMVFQSFNLFAHKTVLANVSLAQMKVRGRKRDEADKRSRELLERVGLADQAPKYPAQLSGGQQQRVAIARALAMNPKALLFDEPTSALDPEMINEVLEVMQQLASEGMTMVVVTHEMGFARSAANSVVFMADGRIIENRTPEEFFTAPESARAQDFLSKILKH, from the coding sequence ATGGCCGTCGATCCGTTGATCGAGCTGCGGGACGTCAACAAGCACTTCGGGACGCTCCACGTCCTGCAGGACATCAACCTCACCGTCGGCCGCGGGGAGGTGGTGGTGGTCATCGGCCCCTCCGGCTCCGGAAAATCGACCCTCTGCCGGGCGATCAACCGGCTGGAGACCATCGAATCGGGCACGATCCTGATCGACGGGCAGCCGCTGCCGGCCGAGGGCAAGGAACTGGCCAGGCTCCGCGCCGAGGTCGGAATGGTCTTCCAGTCCTTCAACCTCTTCGCGCACAAGACGGTCCTCGCCAACGTCTCGCTCGCGCAGATGAAGGTCCGCGGGCGCAAGAGGGACGAGGCGGACAAGCGCTCCCGGGAGCTGCTGGAGCGCGTCGGCCTCGCCGACCAGGCCCCCAAGTACCCCGCCCAGCTCTCCGGCGGCCAGCAGCAGCGCGTGGCCATCGCCCGCGCCCTCGCCATGAACCCCAAGGCCCTGCTCTTCGACGAGCCCACCTCCGCGCTCGACCCGGAGATGATCAACGAGGTGCTGGAGGTCATGCAGCAGCTCGCCTCCGAGGGCATGACCATGGTCGTGGTCACCCACGAGATGGGCTTCGCCCGCTCCGCCGCCAACAGCGTCGTGTTCATGGCCGACGGCAGGATCATCGAGAACCGCACCCCGGAGGAGTTCTTCACCGCCCCCGAGAGCGCCCGGGCCCAGGACTTCCTCTCCAAGATCCTGAAGCACTGA